The Moorella glycerini genomic interval CTTAAACCAGCTCCTGGTAGAGATGGATGGTTTAAAAGGCAGTCACGATGTCCAGGTTCTAGTTATCGGCGCTACCAATCGTCCTGACTTGCTGGACCCGGCCCTTTTACGCCCGGGGCGTTTTGACCGGCAGGTTAAGGTTGACCTGCCTGACAAGGAGGGGCGCCTGGCCATCTTAAAACTGCATACGGCCAATAAGCCCCTGGCACCGGAGGTTGACCTGGAAGCCATTGCCCGCGAAACCTTCGGGTTTTCCGGGGCGCATCTGGAAAGCGTAGCCAATGAGGCCGCCATCCTGGCCCTGCGGGAAAAGTCCCCCCTTATCACCCAGAAACATTTAATGGAAGCCGTCGATAAGGTAATGCTGGGGGAAAAGCTGGGTCGCAAGCCGGCGACGGACGAGTTGTACCGGCTGGCCATCCATGAAGCTGGCCACGCCATTGCCGGCGAGCTTTTAAGGCCCCGGTCCATTTCCCATGTGACCATTACTTCCCGGGGCCAGGCTTTGGGCTATACCCGGCAAAAGCCGGAACACGACATTTACCTCTATACCAGGGAATACCTTGAGACCCAAATGGATATCTGCCTGGCCGGGGCCGTGGCTGAGGCCTTAATCCTTGGCTGTCGCAGTACCGGGTCCCTCAATGACTTTAAAGAAGCCATTCGCCTGGCCCGGGTGATTATTACCTCCGGGCTGTCGGACCTTGGGGTAGTGGCCGAAGAAAATTTGACCAAGGAACAGATGCACAATGCTTCTTCAACTATCATCAGCCGGGAAGAGGCCAAGGTGGCTTCTCTCCTGCGGCCTTACCAGGAGGCTTTAAAGGCTTTAGCCGGACAACTGGTAGAAAAGGAAACGGTAACCGGACGGGAATTGCGGGCCCTGTTACAGGAACAGGCCATGGCCTCTTGAAAATTTTGTCACGTGGCAGCAGGATTATCAGGATTGGGAAGCGAATAGATCCTGAAAACAGGTGATCGGCATGCGGCTGTTTGTGGCCATAAATTTTTCCCCGGCTCTGCAAAGTGCCCTGGCCGGGTTACTGGGTGAATTACGCCAGTTACCGGTAACGGTTAAATGGGTGCCCCCGGAGAATATCCATTTAACCCTCAAGTTTTTAGGTGAAGTGGCCCCGGCCAGAGTTGAGGAAATAGGAGCAGCCTTGCGGCGTGCCGCTATGGGGGTTAACCCCTGGCACCTGGAGGTAAAAGGCACCGGGGTTTTTCCCAACTGGCGCTACCCCCGGGTTGTCTGGGTGGGAGTGGACTCCGAAGAGACATTATATACCCTGCAACGACAGGTAACCAGGGAATACCTGGAACTGGGTTTTCCGGCCGATTCCTTTACCCCCCATTTAACCCTGGGCCGCCTGCGTCCTGGGACAGCCACCGGGCCATTACAGGACAGGCTCCAGAGTTTGGCCGGCGTGTCCTGGGGGAGGGAAAGGGTGACGGCGGTAAGTCTTATGGAGAGCCGGCTAACCCCACAGGGGGCTATTTACCGCCCGGTTTTGACGGTTACTTTGCCAGCAGGCGGCAGGAACTCTTAATAACGGTTGACTGGCGTTGCCAGTAAAGTGCAAAAGCAGGAGGAGGCGAACTTACATAGTGGTTTTATCAGACAAGCAGCGGGCCCTGGAAAATGCCCTGCTCCAGATCGAGAGGCATTTTGGCAAGGGTTCCATAATGAAGCTGGGTGAATCCGGTGCCCGGCTCAATGTGGAAGCTATTTCCACCGGCGCCCTGCCCCTGGACCTGGCCCTGGGGGTAGGCGGGTTGCCCCGGGGCCGGGTGGTGGAGATCTTTGGCCCGGAATCTTCGGGCAAGACGACGGTCGCCCTCCATGTTGTTGCCGAGGCCCAGCGGAGCGGTGGCACGGCAGCCTTTATCGACGCCGAGCACGCCCTCGACCCGGTATATGCCAGGAACCTTGGCGTCGACATTGATAATCTTTTAGTATCCCAGCCCGATACCGGTGAGCAGGCCCTGGAAATCGCTGAAGCCCTGGTGCGCAGCGGCGCCATCGATGTCATCGTCATCGATTCCGTAGCTGCCCTGGTGCCCAAAGCCGAACTGGACGGTGAAATGGGCGACGCCCATGTAGGCCTGCAGGCCCGGCTCATGTCCCAGGCTTTACGCAAACTGGCCGGCGTTATTGCCAAGTCGCGGACAGTAGCCATTTTTATTAACCAGTTACGGGAAAAGGTAGGGGTCCTCTTTGGCAGTCCCGAGACAACACCGGGGGGACGAGCGCTAAAATTTTACGCTTCGGTGCGCCTGGATGTGCGCAAAATCGAGCAGGTCAAGCAGGGGACCGAGATTATTGGTAGCCGCACCCGGGTAAAGGTTGTTAAAAATAAAGTAGCGCCGCCCTTCCGCCAGGCCGAGTTTGATATTATTTACGGCCGGGGTATTGACCGCGAGGGCTGCCTCCTTGACATGGGCACGGAATTGGATATAGTAAAGAAGAGTGGGGCCTGGTATTCCCTGGGGGAAGATCGCCTTGGCCAGGGCCGGGAGGCAGCCAAAGAATTTTTACGTGACCACCCCGAACTGGCGGCCAGCCTTGAAGCCCAGATTCGTGCTAAAGCTGGTTTAGTCAAGACGGCAGCGGCTATAGAAGATGAAGGTGCGCAAAACGAATAATCCTTCAGCGGCGGCAGCCTGGGAGTATGCCCTGAAAATATTAACCCGGCGCCAGCAGAGTGAACAGGAAATGTGCTGGAAATTGCAGGCAAAGGGTTTTCCCGGGGAGGTAGTGACGGCAACCTTAAACCGGTTAAAGGATGCCGGTTTGCTAGATGATGCCAATTTTGCCAGGAACTGGGCCACCTACCGGCTGGCTACCCACCCGGTAGGCCCGAGGCGCCTCCAGCGCGAGTTGCAAGAGCATGGCGTGGCCCCTTCCCTGGCGGAAGGTATAGTAGGCGACCTGTTTCCTCCAGAAGCAGAGCTGGCGGCGGCCCGGGAACTGGCGGGGAAATATTACCGGCGCCAGGGAGAAAGTGCCGATCATTATTACCAGCGCTTGGCCCGTTTCCTCTGGCAGCGAGGTTTTAATGGCCATGTAATTCGCCAGGTACTGGGAGAGCCGGCTGAAGAAGATAATTATATTGACAGTAATGATTTAAACCTATAAAATTATTGTGGGAGAAACTAGGTGTAGGATCACCACCATTACCCTTAATTTATAGATTTCACTACCGGGTTTAGCCTGGATGGAATATAACTCTTCTGACCTGAAAATAGATAGCAGGGCTGTATTTTTGGGTCCCCAACAGGCGTATGTAAGTCCTGGTTTTGAACCAAAGAAGGGGATATGTGGTTGGTGTGCCTAACTTCAAGCCGAGTTTCGACTCGGCTTTATTTTATGAAGGGGAGGTGAAGAACAATCCTGTATATCCTTTATGCCCTGATAGCTTTCCTGGTGGGTGCAGCTGGCGGTTATGCCATCCGCAAGTACCTGGCCGAGGCCAAAATTGTTTCGGCCGAGAAGGCTGCAGCCACCATTATCGAAGAAGCAAAAAAAGAAGCCGAGGCTAAAAAGAGGGAAGCGGTCCTGGAAGCCAAGGAAGAAGCCCACCGCATCCGTAATGAAATAGAGCGGGAAAGCCGGGAACGGCGCAATGAACTCCAGCGTTTCGAGCGGCGCCTGATGCAGAAGGAAGAGGCCCTGGACCGCAAGACCGAAGCCCTCGAACGCAAAGAGGCTAGCCTTCACCGGCAGGAAGAAGCTGCCCAGAAACTGAGGGAAGAATTGGAAGAGCTGCGCCGCCGGCAGGTCAGCGAACTGGAACGCATTTCCGGTTTGACGATCGAAGAGGCCAGGGCCATCCTGCTGCAGAGTGTTGAGGAAGAAGTAAGGCATGAAGCAGCCATGATGATTAAACAAATTGAAACGGAAGCCAAAGAAGAAGCAGATAAAAAGGCCCGGGAAATTATTACCCATGCTATCCAGCACTGTGTTGCTGATTATGTAGCCGAGGCCACGGTATCGGTGGTGAATCTACCCAGCGATGAGATGAAGGGGCGCATTATCGGCCGCGAGGGCCGTAACATTCGCGCCCTGGAAACCCTGACGGGTGTCGATCTCATCATTGATGACACACCGGAAGCCGTTATTCTCTCCAGCTTCGACCCTATTCGCCGGGAGGTGGCCCGGATTGCCCTGGAAAAATTAATTATCGATGGGCGCATCCACCCGGCCCGGATTGAAGAAATGGTAGAAAAGTCCCGGCGGGAACTGGAGCAAAAGATCCGGGAAGAAGGGGAGCGAGCTACCTTCGAAGCCGGCATTCATGGCCTGCATCCAGAGCTGGTGCGCCTGCTGGGTAAACTTAAATACCGCACCAGCTACGGCCAGAATGTCCTTAAACACTCCCTGGAAGTAGCTTTCCTGGCGGGGGCCATGGCTGCCGAACTGGGGGCCGATGTCCAGCTGGCCAAGCGGGCCGGGTTGCTCCATGACATTGGTAAAGCCGTTGATTTTGAAGTTGAGGGACCCCATGTCACCCTGGGGGTTGAACTGGCTAAAAAATACCGGGAATCCCCGGAGGTAATTCATGCCATTGAAGCCCACCATGGCGATGTGGAACCGCGCAGCATTGAAGCCGGCCTGGTCCAGGCCGCCGATGCCATTTCGGCAGCCCGGCCGGGAGCCCGGCGGGAAACCCTGGAGGCCTATATTAAACGCCTCGAGAAACTGGAAGAGATTGCCGATTCCTTTGCCGGCGTAGAAAAATCCTATGCCATCCAGGCCGGCCGGGAGATCCGGATTTTAGTTAAGCCCGACAAGATCGATGACGCCATGGCCGTCCACCTGGCCAGAGAGATCGTCAAAAAGATTGAAAAGGAGATGGAATACCCGGGCCAGATTAAAGTGGTGGTCATCCGCGAAACCCGCGCTGTTGATTATGCCAAATAATTTTATGGCAGGGAGGGTAAAAGTTTTTCCATCCCTGCCATTAAATTTTCATCATTAAAGGCGGACAAGGCAAGCAGGAATTTGCTTTTGGGTGCAGAAGTAGTGTCTTATTTGGTGGTAACATCTTATACATAAAGTACGGGGCAGGTGTTTACCTTGAGCCTGAAGTACAAACATGGCGGCGAAGTATCTGACAGTATTGGTCTTCTTATTTCCATCCTGGTACGTTATCCAGAAGTAGGTACCATTAACTATGAACCCAAAGACCAGGTTTTACGCTTTACCTTTATGATGGCCCAACCTCTGGCCGGGGAGGCCATCCAGCAGTTCGAAAAGAAATTCCGCAAGTCCCTGGAAGTATATAACTACCTGGAAGACCGGGAACCGAAGGTTATCAATCTGAAATATACACCCTATGACCAGTTAATGGCCCTGGAGGTACAACGGGATGTAATTACCCTCTCCCGGGATGAAATTGACCTCATTATCGCTCTGGTCCGGGAGGAATTTGGCGCCAGCCTGGTAGCGGAGAACAATGATAATATCATGGAAGAAGAGCTTATGATCCAGGAAGAGTTAATTGACCGTATGCTGGAAAGTGTCCGGGGTACCGTCCCGGAGCGCCAGCTAATTGCCTTCCGGGAAGAAGGCCGGGTCATGGTGTTTAATAAATAGACGCGGGGCAATAATAATATTTAAGGCAAATTGAGGGGAGCTTTATTTTTGCGGGTTTTAATGATCGGCGATGTGGTAGGGCGGCCGGGCCGTAAAGCCGTCCGGGAACTCCTGCCACCTTTGCTCCAGGAACACCGGCCGGATCTGGTGGTGGCAAACGGCGAAAATGCTGCCGGCGGCAATGGTATTACCCCAGATATTGCTGGTGAACTTTTTGCCGGTGGCATTGATATCTTAACCATGGGCAACCATGTCTGGGATAAGCGTGAAGCTATGACCCTCCTGGAGGAGGATGAGCGCATTGTCCGGCCGGCCAATTATCCTGCCGGTACCCCCGGCCGGGGCTATACCCTGGTAAAGGCTAAGGAAAACCTGCAGGTAGGAATTATTAATTTATCGGGGCGGGTGTTTCTAGCACCCCTGGAGTGTCCTTTTCGCCTGGGACGCCGCCTGGCTGAAGAAATCGGTGCGCTAACCCGCATCATTTTAGTAGACTTCCATGCTGAAGCAACTTCGGAAAAGGTTGCCCTGGGCTGGTACCTGGACGGCCTGGTAAGTGCCGTCATCGGGACCCATACCCATATCCAGACGGCTGATGCCCGGGTCCTGCCCCAGGGGACGGCCTATATTACCGATGTAGGCATGACCGGCCCCAGGGATTCTGTCCTGGGGGTGAAGACAGAGCTTATCGTTAAAAAATTTCTTACCCAGTTGCCGGTGCGTTTTGAAGTAGCTGGTGGAATTATTCAGTTGGAAGCTGTCCTGATAGATATTGATCCCGGTACCGGCCGGGCAACCGCTATCCAGCGGTTGCAACACTATGGGCCGGCATAAGTTAACCATCAAACAACGCTAAAAAAGCCTGCTTACCGGTAAGGAGGGCAGGCTTTTGTGTTACAATAACTAGCAAAAGATTGGAGCCGGGTAAAGATGGCAGCTGATTTACATACCCATACTACGGCCTCCGACGGCCGGCTGTCACCCACTGAACTAATCAGCCTGGCGAAGACAAAAGGGTTAACGGCCCTGGGTGTTACCGACCATGATACGGTAGCCGGCCTGGCAGAGGCACTGGCTGCCGGAAACAGTTATGGCGTTAAGGTAATTGCCGGGGTCGAACTGAGCACCGAATGGGAAGAAGGGGAGATCCATATCCTGGGTTATTATATCGACTGGCAAAAGGAAAGTTTGCTGGCTTTCCTGGAAACAATGCGCCAGGCGCGTTACCGGCGTACGGCCAGGATGGTAGGCCGGCTTAAAGAGCTGGGTTATGATATTAGCATGGGTGAGGTAGAGCAGGAAGTGCGGGGCGAGGCCATGGGCCGTCCCCATATTGCGGCCGTTCTAGTTCGCAAGGGTTATGTACCATCGGTGGAGTTTGCCTTCCGAACTTTGCTGGAGCGGGGCCGGCCTGCTTATGTCCCGCGGGCCAAAGTCTCACCTGCCCGGGCTGTGGAGGTAATATTAAAGGCTAGAGGGGTTCCGGTTTTGGCCCACCCGGGCATAAGCCGGGCCGATGGTCTTATTCCTGCCCTGGTGGGCAGCGGCTTGCAGGGTATTGAAGCTTACTATCCCCACCACGATGCCGCTGCCACCGGGCGTTACCTGGAACTGGCATCACGGTATAACCTGGTAGTAACCGGCGGGTCGGATTTCCACGGCATAGTTGATAGCAGCCATGCCGACCTGGGAGCCTGCCAGGTGGGCACAATCGAACTGGAGCAATTACAGAGGCGGGCCGAAAAGATTAAAGCTCAAGCGACTAAGGTTTGACTTCCGGGCATATATTTTAGCAAACTAATAATGAGGGGGGTGGGGCCGTTGGCTGGCAATGATGCAGGTGCCCTTTACCGGCGCATTCAAGAGCTGGAAAGCAAGGTGGAACAATTAAGGGTCAGCCGGCGTGTCCTGATGCGCCTGGTGGAAAAAAGCGAAGCCGAAAAGTGGGAACTGGTAAATCGCCTGCGCCAGGAAAAGGAACAGATCCAGCTCCGCAACCGGCGCTACGCCCGGGCCATCTGGGAAAAGAATAAAGAGCTGGTTTTGCTCACCAATAAGCTCCAGGGTCTATCGTTGCCCAGGGCTTGACTGATAGGAGGGGACGATTTATACTATAATTAACTTAATAGGGAACAGGTGCCTGACAGGTTAAAAGGGAATCAGGTGTAAATCCTGAGCGGTCGCGCCACTGTAACCGGGGAGCCTGCTTCAAGGCCACTGGTATTATACCGGGAAGGCGAAGCCAGGCAAGGAGCCGGAGCCAGGAAACCTGCCTGTTCATTTCACCCTCGCGTTAAGGGGCCGCAAGTTAGGTTATGTAACTCCAGCTACTTCGTGGGGGGCTGGAGTTTTTATTTTAGGATTTAGGAGGCCATACCTTGGGATACGGCTCGTTAATCATGGTAACCGGGGGTGCCAGGAGTGGCAAAAGCCGCCTGGCCGAAGAGCTGGCTGCTGCCGGGGGCGCAAAGGTAGTCTACCTGGCCACGGCTACCGTGGGCGATGCAGAAATGGCTGCCCGGGTGGACATGCACCGGCGCCGGAGGCCGGCCGGCTGGCAGACGGTAGAAGTTCCCCTGGCCGTAACGGAAGCCGTAGCCAGGGAAGGCCAGCGTGCCGGTACCATCATCCTTGATAGTCTGGGCATGTGGATTAGCAACCTTTTGAGCCAGGAAACAATTGAAGCAGAAGATAGCTGGGAAAAAAATATAGCGGCTATAGAAGCCATCATGGTTAAAGTCAGGGAACTGGCGGTCGTAGCCTGGCAGGTACCGGCGCGGGTAATTATTGTTACTGAAGAAGTGGGAATGGGACTCATTCCTCCCTATCCCCTGGGCCGGGTTTTCCGGGACCTCCTGGGCCTGGCCAACCAGGAGATAGCCAGCCGGGCCGACCGGGTCTACCTGGTGGTGGCGGGGCTGCCCCTGGTTTTAAAGGATAATAAAAGGGACGCTGCTGCCGGGGAGGAATTTCCCCGGAAATCCACAGGAAACTAAAGAGATAAACGCTGCCTGGAGGAAAAATCGTTGCAGAAGGAATTACGGCGGGGCTATACCACAGGTACCTGCGCGGCAGCAGCAGCCAGGGCGGCGGCCCTGGCTTTATGGCAGAAGCAGCTGGTGCGGGAGGTTACCCTTACCCTGCCCCGGGGAGAAAAGGTCACTCTACCGGTTACTGTCCATCATGGCCCGGACTGGGCCGAAGCCGTGGTGTTTAAAGACGCCGGTGATGACCCTGACGTTACCCACGGGGCTGCCATCCATGTCCGCGCCCGGAAAACTGGCGGGGGATTGACTTTACGCGGCGGGGCCGGCGTCGGGACAGTAACCCGCCCCGGCCTGGCCATACCTCCAGGGGAACCGGCCATTAACCCTGTTCCCAGGCAAATGATTACCGCGGCAGTAGCCGATGTAACCCCGCCCGGCCAGGGCCTGGAACTGGAGATCAGCATCCCCGGTGGCGAAGAACTGGCCCGGCGGACCCTCAACCCCCGCCTGGGGATTGAGGGCGGTCTTTCTATCCTGGGCACTACCGGCATTGTCGAACCCATGTCCGAAGAGGCCTACCGTACCTCCCTGGTACCCCAGATTGATGTCGCCCTGGCTGCCGGCTGGGAAACCCTCATCCTGACCCCCGGCCGCCTGGGGCAACGCCAGGCCGAGGAACGCTATCATCTACCGGCTACGGCCATTGTTTTAACCAGCAACTTTATTGGCTACATGCTGGAGGCCTGCGCCGAGCGCGGGGTGAAGCAGGTGCTCCTGTGGGGGCATGGCGGCAAGCTCATCAAGGTGGCAGGAGGTATCTTTTATACCCACAGTCGCCTGGCCGATGCCCGCCAGGAAATTCTGGCCGCCTGGGCCGCGGCGCGGGGGGCATCCCGGGAAGTAGTCCAGCAGCTTTTAGAGGTAACTACAGTTGAGGCTGCCCAGGAAATTATCCGCAACCATGGCCTGGGGAGGGAGTTCTGGGACTCCCTGGCGGCCCGGGCCAGCCAGCGGTCGGAGGCCCTTGTCCGTGGAGAACTCACAGTGGGCACGGTTATGCTAAACCTGCAGGGAGAAATTATAGGCTGGGATGGGATGGCCCGGCAAATACTGGAGGCGTGGGGTCATGGGAGCTGAAGGCCGGTGGCTGACCGTCATCGGGGTTGGACCCGGCAACCAGGAATA includes:
- the recA gene encoding recombinase RecA — protein: MVLSDKQRALENALLQIERHFGKGSIMKLGESGARLNVEAISTGALPLDLALGVGGLPRGRVVEIFGPESSGKTTVALHVVAEAQRSGGTAAFIDAEHALDPVYARNLGVDIDNLLVSQPDTGEQALEIAEALVRSGAIDVIVIDSVAALVPKAELDGEMGDAHVGLQARLMSQALRKLAGVIAKSRTVAIFINQLREKVGVLFGSPETTPGGRALKFYASVRLDVRKIEQVKQGTEIIGSRTRVKVVKNKVAPPFRQAEFDIIYGRGIDREGCLLDMGTELDIVKKSGAWYSLGEDRLGQGREAAKEFLRDHPELAASLEAQIRAKAGLVKTAAAIEDEGAQNE
- the rny gene encoding ribonuclease Y; the protein is MGAAGGYAIRKYLAEAKIVSAEKAAATIIEEAKKEAEAKKREAVLEAKEEAHRIRNEIERESRERRNELQRFERRLMQKEEALDRKTEALERKEASLHRQEEAAQKLREELEELRRRQVSELERISGLTIEEARAILLQSVEEEVRHEAAMMIKQIETEAKEEADKKAREIITHAIQHCVADYVAEATVSVVNLPSDEMKGRIIGREGRNIRALETLTGVDLIIDDTPEAVILSSFDPIRREVARIALEKLIIDGRIHPARIEEMVEKSRRELEQKIREEGERATFEAGIHGLHPELVRLLGKLKYRTSYGQNVLKHSLEVAFLAGAMAAELGADVQLAKRAGLLHDIGKAVDFEVEGPHVTLGVELAKKYRESPEVIHAIEAHHGDVEPRSIEAGLVQAADAISAARPGARRETLEAYIKRLEKLEEIADSFAGVEKSYAIQAGREIRILVKPDKIDDAMAVHLAREIVKKIEKEMEYPGQIKVVVIRETRAVDYAK
- the thpR gene encoding RNA 2',3'-cyclic phosphodiesterase; amino-acid sequence: MRLFVAINFSPALQSALAGLLGELRQLPVTVKWVPPENIHLTLKFLGEVAPARVEEIGAALRRAAMGVNPWHLEVKGTGVFPNWRYPRVVWVGVDSEETLYTLQRQVTREYLELGFPADSFTPHLTLGRLRPGTATGPLQDRLQSLAGVSWGRERVTAVSLMESRLTPQGAIYRPVLTVTLPAGGRNS
- a CDS encoding PHP domain-containing protein, with the translated sequence MAADLHTHTTASDGRLSPTELISLAKTKGLTALGVTDHDTVAGLAEALAAGNSYGVKVIAGVELSTEWEEGEIHILGYYIDWQKESLLAFLETMRQARYRRTARMVGRLKELGYDISMGEVEQEVRGEAMGRPHIAAVLVRKGYVPSVEFAFRTLLERGRPAYVPRAKVSPARAVEVILKARGVPVLAHPGISRADGLIPALVGSGLQGIEAYYPHHDAAATGRYLELASRYNLVVTGGSDFHGIVDSSHADLGACQVGTIELEQLQRRAEKIKAQATKV
- a CDS encoding regulatory protein RecX; the encoded protein is MKVRKTNNPSAAAAWEYALKILTRRQQSEQEMCWKLQAKGFPGEVVTATLNRLKDAGLLDDANFARNWATYRLATHPVGPRRLQRELQEHGVAPSLAEGIVGDLFPPEAELAAARELAGKYYRRQGESADHYYQRLARFLWQRGFNGHVIRQVLGEPAEEDNYIDSNDLNL
- a CDS encoding AAA family ATPase produces the protein MIFLVIKGVDITPFLLLAGMGFLAYWVIEKKGLLPSTLGGKGYTPPVKVSFADIGGQATAIRELKEALEFLLRSAEAEAMGIRPLKGLLLSGPPGTGKTLLAKAAATYTDAVFLEASGSEFIEMYAGVGAQRVRAIFNRARELARRQQKKRAIIFIDELEVLGGKRGNHTSHLEYDQTLNQLLVEMDGLKGSHDVQVLVIGATNRPDLLDPALLRPGRFDRQVKVDLPDKEGRLAILKLHTANKPLAPEVDLEAIARETFGFSGAHLESVANEAAILALREKSPLITQKHLMEAVDKVMLGEKLGRKPATDELYRLAIHEAGHAIAGELLRPRSISHVTITSRGQALGYTRQKPEHDIYLYTREYLETQMDICLAGAVAEALILGCRSTGSLNDFKEAIRLARVIITSGLSDLGVVAEENLTKEQMHNASSTIISREEAKVASLLRPYQEALKALAGQLVEKETVTGRELRALLQEQAMAS
- a CDS encoding translation initiation factor 2; this translates as MAGNDAGALYRRIQELESKVEQLRVSRRVLMRLVEKSEAEKWELVNRLRQEKEQIQLRNRRYARAIWEKNKELVLLTNKLQGLSLPRA
- the cbiD gene encoding cobalt-precorrin-5B (C(1))-methyltransferase CbiD, with amino-acid sequence MQKELRRGYTTGTCAAAAARAAALALWQKQLVREVTLTLPRGEKVTLPVTVHHGPDWAEAVVFKDAGDDPDVTHGAAIHVRARKTGGGLTLRGGAGVGTVTRPGLAIPPGEPAINPVPRQMITAAVADVTPPGQGLELEISIPGGEELARRTLNPRLGIEGGLSILGTTGIVEPMSEEAYRTSLVPQIDVALAAGWETLILTPGRLGQRQAEERYHLPATAIVLTSNFIGYMLEACAERGVKQVLLWGHGGKLIKVAGGIFYTHSRLADARQEILAAWAAARGASREVVQQLLEVTTVEAAQEIIRNHGLGREFWDSLAARASQRSEALVRGELTVGTVMLNLQGEIIGWDGMARQILEAWGHGS
- a CDS encoding TIGR00282 family metallophosphoesterase, which codes for MRVLMIGDVVGRPGRKAVRELLPPLLQEHRPDLVVANGENAAGGNGITPDIAGELFAGGIDILTMGNHVWDKREAMTLLEEDERIVRPANYPAGTPGRGYTLVKAKENLQVGIINLSGRVFLAPLECPFRLGRRLAEEIGALTRIILVDFHAEATSEKVALGWYLDGLVSAVIGTHTHIQTADARVLPQGTAYITDVGMTGPRDSVLGVKTELIVKKFLTQLPVRFEVAGGIIQLEAVLIDIDPGTGRATAIQRLQHYGPA
- the cobU gene encoding bifunctional adenosylcobinamide kinase/adenosylcobinamide-phosphate guanylyltransferase, producing MGYGSLIMVTGGARSGKSRLAEELAAAGGAKVVYLATATVGDAEMAARVDMHRRRRPAGWQTVEVPLAVTEAVAREGQRAGTIILDSLGMWISNLLSQETIEAEDSWEKNIAAIEAIMVKVRELAVVAWQVPARVIIVTEEVGMGLIPPYPLGRVFRDLLGLANQEIASRADRVYLVVAGLPLVLKDNKRDAAAGEEFPRKSTGN